One Sphingopyxis macrogoltabida genomic region harbors:
- a CDS encoding SMP-30/gluconolactonase/LRE family protein, whose protein sequence is MEIVAEGLAFPEGPVVMADGSVMVVELAAGRITRCWNGRTETVCDIGGGPNGAAIGPDGALYVCNNGGLDLVRFQNARGSGHEGRIERVDLATGKFERLYDRCGGIALEAPNDIVFDADGRMWFTDLGKTHDGIRTASGLFSALSDGSAITAINRHAVSYNGVGLSPGGEHVYVADTHQARLWRYDRKVEEQRPEWVATAPGPVGFDSLAVTAAGHICVATLYEGGITTIAPDGTLRKYEIPGERYVTNLAFGGEDMSDAWITLSTSGRLVRLRWDEPGLELHYNG, encoded by the coding sequence ATGGAGATCGTCGCCGAAGGGCTCGCCTTTCCCGAGGGGCCGGTGGTGATGGCTGATGGGTCGGTGATGGTCGTTGAACTTGCCGCAGGGCGGATCACGCGCTGCTGGAATGGGCGGACCGAGACGGTCTGCGACATCGGCGGCGGCCCCAATGGCGCCGCGATCGGACCCGATGGCGCGCTCTATGTGTGCAACAACGGCGGGCTCGACCTCGTCAGATTCCAGAATGCGCGCGGATCGGGCCACGAGGGGCGCATCGAGCGCGTCGATCTGGCAACCGGCAAATTTGAACGCCTCTACGATAGATGCGGCGGTATCGCGCTCGAAGCCCCGAACGATATCGTCTTCGACGCCGACGGACGGATGTGGTTCACCGACCTCGGCAAGACGCACGATGGCATCCGCACCGCGAGCGGGCTGTTCAGCGCTTTGTCCGATGGCTCGGCGATCACCGCGATCAACCGCCATGCGGTGTCGTACAACGGCGTGGGCCTCTCGCCCGGCGGCGAGCATGTCTATGTCGCCGACACGCATCAGGCTCGTTTGTGGCGTTACGATCGCAAGGTCGAGGAACAGCGGCCCGAATGGGTCGCAACCGCGCCCGGACCGGTCGGCTTCGACAGCCTCGCGGTAACTGCTGCGGGTCATATCTGCGTCGCGACCCTCTATGAAGGCGGCATCACCACGATCGCCCCTGACGGCACCTTGCGGAAATATGAGATCCCGGGCGAACGCTATGTCACCAACCTCGCCTTTGGCGGCGAGGATATGAGCGATGCATGGATTACGCTTTCGACCAGCGGGCGGCTCGTCAGGCTGCGCTGGGACGAACCCGGACTGGAGCTTCATTACAATGGCTGA
- a CDS encoding SDR family oxidoreductase has protein sequence MPVPAHHIVATPPPFDMPPYPGDIFAGQTVLVTGGGSGMGLAMAKAFAQGGANVAVMGRSLDRAQDGAAQLDALGVRSHAISCDVRLPDAVAAAFDEAEDALGPVSLLANNAGANFPVLAEDISPNAWNAVTRIAIDGTFLCSTEFARRRIAAGQGGAIVNNSAQYIWTGFPGDAHSAAAKTAQATMTRKLAADWAPYGIRVNAIAAGFFPHEGSVSGRREEGVEPLQNMTPAGRTGSIWEFGWLSAMTCTPLFGGMTGQVIVQDGGESLRRSLIMPDFVPPRERADGPWGWQ, from the coding sequence TTGCCGGTTCCAGCACATCATATCGTGGCGACCCCGCCGCCGTTCGACATGCCGCCCTATCCGGGCGACATTTTTGCGGGGCAGACCGTCCTCGTCACCGGTGGCGGTTCGGGCATGGGGCTGGCGATGGCCAAGGCGTTCGCGCAAGGCGGAGCCAACGTCGCGGTGATGGGTCGCAGCCTCGACCGCGCGCAGGACGGCGCTGCGCAACTCGACGCGCTCGGCGTCCGCAGCCATGCAATAAGCTGCGACGTCCGCTTGCCCGACGCGGTGGCGGCCGCCTTTGACGAGGCCGAAGATGCGCTCGGACCGGTTTCGCTGCTGGCCAACAATGCCGGCGCCAACTTTCCCGTCCTTGCCGAGGATATCTCGCCCAACGCGTGGAATGCGGTCACCCGCATCGCGATCGACGGGACCTTTCTGTGCTCGACCGAATTCGCACGGCGCCGCATCGCAGCCGGGCAGGGCGGGGCTATCGTCAACAACAGCGCGCAATATATCTGGACCGGCTTTCCCGGCGACGCGCACAGCGCGGCCGCGAAGACCGCGCAGGCAACGATGACACGGAAGCTTGCCGCCGACTGGGCACCGTACGGCATTCGCGTCAATGCCATTGCCGCCGGTTTCTTTCCGCACGAAGGGTCGGTTTCGGGTCGCCGCGAGGAAGGCGTCGAGCCGCTGCAGAACATGACCCCCGCGGGTCGCACCGGGAGCATCTGGGAGTTCGGCTGGCTGTCGGCCATGACCTGCACGCCGCTGTTCGGCGGGATGACGGGACAGGTGATCGTGCAGGACGGCGGCGAAAGCCTGCGCCGGTCGCTGATCATGCCCGACTTCGTTCCGCCGCGTGAACGCGCCGATGGCCCGTGGGGATGGCAATGA
- a CDS encoding SDR family oxidoreductase, with the protein MSGWLAGKRARVEGRNAAIVQALEGAGATLVADGDCDIWIHIAPPTATKAAHDLSHAEWRASLDAGLDRRFLGAKDFAAACRVRGEGGAVLFVGAPEQALGADQAAAAGALGNLTKTLGVEWARDGIRVNSILTREDGPTLGNLVTYLVSDYAAYVTGAVMGIGLDD; encoded by the coding sequence ATGAGCGGCTGGCTGGCGGGCAAACGCGCGCGTGTCGAGGGTCGCAATGCAGCGATTGTGCAGGCGCTGGAAGGAGCCGGAGCGACGCTGGTTGCCGATGGCGATTGCGATATCTGGATTCACATCGCGCCGCCCACGGCGACGAAAGCAGCGCACGATCTCAGCCATGCAGAATGGCGCGCGAGTCTCGACGCGGGGCTCGACCGCCGCTTTCTCGGCGCGAAGGATTTCGCCGCCGCCTGTCGCGTTCGCGGTGAAGGCGGCGCCGTACTGTTCGTCGGCGCGCCCGAACAAGCGCTGGGTGCCGATCAGGCCGCAGCGGCGGGCGCGCTCGGCAACCTCACCAAGACGCTCGGGGTCGAATGGGCACGCGACGGGATTCGCGTGAACAGCATCTTGACGCGCGAAGACGGTCCGACGCTCGGCAATCTCGTCACCTATCTGGTGAGCGATTATGCCGCCTATGTCACCGGCGCGGTGATGGGGATCGGCCTCGATGACTGA
- a CDS encoding SDR family NAD(P)-dependent oxidoreductase, which produces MTDRMRLDGRTAFVTGGGGGIGRAIALRLAEAGADIAIFDIFPERAEEAAARVREHGVHAIAIPGDVMDSDALRTAIDRTARERGRLDILINNAGGVSARPFLEQSERSMRKHVDINLMSMLIATQAAAKHMVAGGHGGAIVNVASIEASRAAPNFAVYAACKAGMLSFTKSMAVELSAHAIRVNCIAPDHTITPGNQGNRAGPVDPATWKIRSDAEADAMNRLIPLGREGIDLECGDAALFLASPMAAYITGTLLPVDGGTWASSGWVRGRNGKWTLNEGLSFGH; this is translated from the coding sequence ATGACTGACCGGATGCGGCTCGATGGGCGGACGGCCTTTGTCACCGGCGGCGGCGGCGGGATCGGGCGCGCCATCGCGTTGCGGCTTGCCGAAGCCGGCGCCGATATCGCGATCTTCGATATCTTTCCGGAACGCGCCGAGGAAGCCGCGGCGCGGGTCCGGGAGCATGGGGTGCACGCCATCGCCATCCCCGGCGACGTGATGGACAGCGACGCGCTGCGGACCGCGATCGACCGGACGGCGCGCGAGCGGGGCCGCCTCGACATCCTGATCAACAACGCCGGCGGCGTGTCGGCGCGGCCCTTCCTCGAACAGAGCGAGCGCAGCATGCGAAAACATGTCGACATCAACCTGATGTCGATGCTGATCGCGACGCAGGCGGCGGCGAAGCACATGGTCGCGGGCGGGCACGGCGGCGCGATCGTCAATGTCGCGAGCATCGAGGCCAGCCGCGCGGCGCCAAACTTTGCCGTCTATGCCGCATGCAAGGCGGGGATGCTCAGCTTCACCAAATCGATGGCGGTCGAACTGTCGGCGCACGCGATCCGCGTCAACTGCATCGCACCCGATCACACGATCACTCCCGGAAATCAGGGCAATCGCGCCGGACCGGTCGATCCTGCGACGTGGAAGATACGTAGCGACGCCGAGGCCGATGCGATGAACCGGCTGATCCCGCTCGGGCGCGAAGGAATCGATCTTGAATGCGGCGATGCGGCGCTGTTTCTGGCTAGTCCGATGGCGGCCTATATCACCGGCACGCTGCTTCCCGTCGATGGGGGGACTTGGGCGTCGTCGGGCTGGGTGCGCGGCAGAAACGGCAAATGGACGTTGAATGAAGGACTGTCCTTTGGTCATTAA
- a CDS encoding FadR/GntR family transcriptional regulator, giving the protein MENGNARIRVPKTSELVADQIRAQIVRGELNEGDSLPPEGTLMATLGISRPTLREAFRILEAENLISVVRGSRSGARVHRPSTELVSRYAGYVLEAQGTTIADLYAARLAIEPTVVRWLATAKGQTPDFARLKQVLADLEEMLKTESYAEFVDNVSIFHQTLVEATGNKTLSFMNRMLLDLGRHHQNDYQRRHPRTTEDKYKSLRAGHKSFEKLVTMIEDGDVEGAVAHWRLHLRNANETWGARGEAERIVDSLHG; this is encoded by the coding sequence ATGGAAAACGGCAACGCACGCATCCGGGTACCGAAGACATCCGAACTGGTCGCCGACCAGATTCGGGCCCAGATCGTCCGCGGCGAACTCAACGAAGGGGATTCCCTCCCGCCCGAGGGCACGCTGATGGCGACGCTCGGCATTTCGCGGCCGACGCTGCGCGAGGCCTTCCGCATTCTCGAGGCCGAAAATCTGATCAGCGTCGTGCGCGGATCGCGCAGCGGCGCCCGCGTCCATCGCCCGTCGACCGAACTGGTGTCGCGTTACGCGGGCTATGTGCTCGAAGCGCAGGGCACGACGATCGCCGACCTTTACGCGGCGCGGCTTGCGATCGAGCCGACCGTCGTGCGCTGGCTGGCGACGGCCAAGGGACAGACGCCGGATTTCGCGCGGCTGAAGCAGGTGCTCGCCGACCTGGAAGAGATGCTCAAGACCGAGAGCTATGCCGAGTTCGTCGATAATGTCTCGATCTTCCACCAGACACTCGTCGAGGCGACCGGCAACAAGACACTGAGCTTTATGAATCGCATGTTGCTCGACCTCGGCCGCCACCACCAGAACGACTATCAGCGCCGCCATCCGCGGACGACCGAAGACAAGTACAAGAGCCTTCGCGCCGGTCACAAATCCTTCGAGAAGCTGGTGACGATGATCGAGGACGGCGACGTAGAGGGCGCGGTCGCGCATTGGCGCCTGCACCTGCGCAATGCGAACGAGACCTGGGGCGCGCGCGGCGAGGCCGAACGGATCGTCGACTCGCTCCACGGATGA
- a CDS encoding AMP-binding protein, with the protein MNFIEAMIAAAARTPDAPLTVASDIRPAASTLGEVVQAGRHMGTRMTAAGIAPGDIVACMVPNWREWLVVAVAAAQAGAVMLPVVTIYGAKELGFILRQSGARWLFTPDRFRNVDYRQVVADCGELSALDRHIVTGPDFAALEAPCVIAEPARVADGELALLVYTSGTTADPKGVMHSARTFLAELASMREMRGETDDDAVISPWPPGHVAGALSMYRFLCQGTPLVLMDQWDAGLAAELIDRHKVTSSSGTPFHLSGMMAAADAHGHDLTSLRQYLVGAAPVPPSLIARCQEQGLAVYHCYGSSEHPTVTSGVVDDPLDKQLHTEGRVIPGSELRFVDDDGNDVAPGRDGEICTRGPELFMGYFDPSLGEGAFLPGGWYRTGDIGRVDENGYLLITDRKKDIIIRGGENISSKEVEALLLAHPKIADAAAVAAPDERMGEVVRACVVLATGATLSLDELREYFFAAGIAKQKTPERLSILPELPRNASGKVLKHELRRT; encoded by the coding sequence ATGAACTTTATCGAGGCGATGATCGCCGCGGCGGCGCGGACGCCGGACGCGCCGTTGACCGTGGCGTCCGATATCCGGCCCGCGGCTTCCACGCTCGGCGAGGTCGTGCAGGCGGGGCGCCATATGGGAACCCGTATGACCGCAGCAGGGATCGCGCCCGGCGATATCGTCGCGTGCATGGTCCCGAACTGGCGCGAATGGCTCGTCGTTGCGGTCGCGGCGGCGCAGGCGGGGGCGGTAATGCTGCCGGTCGTCACCATCTATGGCGCGAAGGAACTCGGTTTCATCCTGCGGCAGTCGGGCGCGCGCTGGCTGTTCACGCCCGACCGCTTTCGCAATGTCGATTATCGGCAGGTCGTTGCGGATTGCGGCGAGCTGTCGGCGCTCGATCGCCATATCGTCACCGGTCCCGATTTTGCGGCGCTCGAGGCGCCGTGTGTGATCGCCGAACCGGCGCGGGTTGCCGACGGCGAACTTGCGCTGCTGGTCTATACCTCGGGGACGACCGCCGATCCTAAGGGTGTCATGCATTCGGCGCGCACCTTCCTTGCCGAACTGGCGTCGATGCGCGAAATGCGCGGGGAGACCGACGACGATGCCGTCATCTCGCCCTGGCCGCCGGGCCATGTTGCGGGTGCGTTGTCGATGTACCGCTTCCTGTGTCAGGGAACGCCGCTGGTGCTGATGGACCAGTGGGACGCGGGCCTCGCCGCCGAACTGATCGACCGGCACAAGGTTACATCGTCTTCGGGAACGCCCTTCCACCTGTCGGGGATGATGGCCGCCGCCGATGCGCATGGCCACGACCTGACCTCGCTCCGCCAATATCTCGTCGGCGCGGCGCCGGTGCCGCCGTCGCTGATCGCGCGCTGTCAGGAGCAGGGACTCGCGGTCTATCATTGTTACGGATCGAGCGAACATCCCACCGTCACCTCGGGGGTCGTCGACGATCCGCTCGACAAGCAGCTTCACACCGAAGGCCGGGTGATTCCGGGCTCGGAACTCCGCTTCGTCGACGACGACGGTAACGACGTCGCGCCGGGCCGGGACGGTGAGATCTGCACGCGCGGCCCCGAGCTGTTCATGGGCTATTTCGATCCGTCGCTGGGCGAGGGCGCGTTTCTGCCCGGCGGGTGGTACCGCACCGGCGATATCGGCCGTGTCGACGAGAACGGCTATCTGCTGATCACCGACCGCAAGAAGGATATCATCATCCGCGGCGGCGAGAATATCTCGTCGAAAGAGGTCGAGGCGCTGCTCCTCGCGCATCCGAAAATCGCCGATGCCGCCGCGGTGGCGGCGCCCGACGAGCGGATGGGGGAGGTGGTGCGCGCTTGCGTCGTGCTCGCGACCGGTGCCACGCTATCGCTCGACGAACTGCGCGAATATTTCTTCGCTGCGGGCATCGCGAAACAGAAGACCCCCGAGCGGCTCAGCATCCTGCCCGAGCTGCCGCGCAATGCGTCGGGCAAGGTGCTGAAGCACGAGCTGCGTCGGACATAA
- a CDS encoding SDR family oxidoreductase: protein MADFTNDRFRLDGKVAIVTGAGGRGNSIGRAYAMGLANAGASVVVADLNAEGAERVAGEINEAGGKAIAVQVDIADEASVAAMMEATSATFGGLDILVNNAALMVEAVGTPAIQTSIADFDKLMRVNLTGALICSKAAVPLFQARGGGKIVNQLSAGGFPAQTTYGISKVALLGLTTTLATELGRMNVNVNAIAPGMTMSDAGKALTPDESPFVQAAMARVVKQPRGEPQDLVGALLLLCSPAGDWITGQALNIDGGFIMRN from the coding sequence ATGGCCGATTTCACCAACGACCGGTTCCGGCTCGACGGCAAGGTGGCGATCGTCACCGGCGCCGGCGGGCGCGGTAACAGCATCGGGCGCGCCTATGCTATGGGCCTCGCCAATGCGGGGGCGAGCGTCGTCGTCGCCGACCTGAACGCGGAAGGCGCCGAACGCGTCGCGGGCGAGATCAATGAAGCCGGTGGCAAGGCGATCGCAGTACAGGTCGATATCGCCGACGAAGCATCGGTCGCGGCGATGATGGAAGCCACCAGCGCGACCTTCGGCGGGCTCGATATTCTCGTCAACAACGCTGCGCTGATGGTCGAAGCTGTCGGCACCCCCGCGATCCAGACGAGCATCGCCGATTTCGACAAGCTAATGCGCGTCAACCTGACCGGCGCGCTGATCTGCTCGAAAGCAGCGGTACCGCTGTTCCAGGCGCGCGGCGGCGGCAAGATCGTCAACCAGCTCTCTGCGGGCGGTTTCCCCGCGCAAACGACCTACGGGATCAGCAAGGTCGCGCTGCTCGGGCTGACGACGACACTCGCGACCGAGCTCGGACGGATGAACGTCAACGTCAATGCCATCGCGCCGGGAATGACGATGTCCGACGCGGGCAAGGCATTGACCCCCGACGAAAGCCCGTTCGTGCAGGCAGCAATGGCGCGGGTCGTGAAGCAGCCGCGGGGCGAACCGCAGGACCTGGTCGGCGCGCTGCTGCTGCTCTGCTCGCCCGCCGGCGATTGGATCACTGGTCAGGCGCTCAACATCGACGGCGGCTTCATCATGCGCAACTGA
- a CDS encoding aldehyde dehydrogenase family protein, with translation MASAPAVHLHLGHEQRTSGSGGTHPHLHPVKQVVQADIPLAGAKEVEEAVARAAGVQEDWRRTPPETRRDILNRLADLLEANKRTLAEMAALDGGTTLMVGERGVDTAVGWTRYYAGWCDKMSGELISTFDTRGELSYTVPEPIGIVGIIITWNGPLISLGMKVAAALAAGNCVICKPAEITPFAPEMFAQLCKQAGVPDGVLSILPGTAEAGEAIVRHKKIRKISFTGGPITARKILAACAEEIKPSVMELGGKSASLVFPDCDLQAAAERAVFWTVGCLSGQGCALPTRQLVHADVYDDFVARLKAIIGQFKVGDPMDPSVAVGPVINKAAVDRILGMFERAKVDGAAKFELGGGRCGGELADGNFIEPTLIVDADPDHEISQVEIFGPAVVVMKFHTEDEAVAIANNSEYGLAAYIQSNDLQRVHRLSERLSAGGVYNNGGFQINPHTPFGGIGISGFGKEGGKAGIDEFLHYKTVTIGVGAPIFPKQEA, from the coding sequence ATGGCCAGCGCACCGGCAGTACATCTCCATCTGGGACATGAACAGCGCACGAGCGGCAGCGGCGGGACACACCCGCACCTGCATCCGGTTAAACAGGTCGTGCAGGCGGACATTCCGCTTGCCGGCGCAAAGGAAGTCGAGGAAGCGGTCGCGAGGGCGGCGGGGGTGCAGGAGGACTGGCGCCGGACCCCACCCGAAACGCGGCGCGACATTTTGAACCGGCTCGCCGACCTGCTCGAGGCGAACAAGCGCACCCTCGCCGAAATGGCGGCGCTCGATGGCGGCACGACGCTGATGGTCGGCGAGCGCGGCGTCGATACCGCGGTCGGCTGGACGCGCTATTATGCCGGCTGGTGCGACAAGATGTCGGGCGAGCTGATCTCGACCTTCGATACGCGCGGCGAACTCAGCTACACGGTACCCGAGCCGATCGGCATCGTCGGCATCATCATTACCTGGAACGGCCCGCTGATCTCGCTCGGCATGAAGGTCGCGGCGGCGCTCGCGGCGGGCAATTGCGTGATCTGCAAACCCGCCGAAATCACGCCGTTCGCGCCCGAGATGTTCGCCCAATTGTGCAAGCAGGCCGGGGTTCCCGACGGCGTGCTGTCGATCCTGCCCGGCACCGCCGAGGCGGGCGAGGCGATCGTCCGGCACAAGAAAATCCGCAAGATCAGCTTCACCGGCGGGCCGATAACCGCCCGCAAGATTCTCGCCGCCTGCGCCGAGGAGATCAAGCCGTCGGTGATGGAACTCGGCGGCAAGTCGGCGAGCCTCGTCTTTCCCGACTGTGATTTGCAGGCGGCGGCCGAACGCGCGGTGTTCTGGACCGTCGGCTGCCTGTCGGGACAGGGCTGCGCCCTCCCCACCCGCCAGCTTGTCCATGCCGACGTCTATGACGATTTCGTCGCGCGGCTCAAAGCCATCATCGGGCAGTTCAAGGTCGGCGATCCGATGGACCCGAGCGTCGCGGTCGGGCCGGTGATCAACAAGGCCGCGGTCGACCGTATTCTCGGCATGTTCGAGCGTGCGAAGGTCGACGGTGCAGCAAAGTTCGAGCTCGGCGGCGGACGCTGCGGCGGCGAACTGGCCGACGGCAATTTCATCGAGCCGACGCTGATCGTCGATGCCGACCCCGATCACGAGATCAGTCAGGTCGAGATTTTCGGCCCCGCGGTCGTCGTGATGAAATTCCACACCGAGGATGAGGCGGTCGCGATCGCCAACAACAGCGAATATGGCCTCGCCGCCTATATCCAGTCGAACGATCTGCAGCGCGTCCACCGCCTGTCCGAGCGGCTGAGCGCGGGCGGCGTCTATAACAATGGCGGTTTCCAGATCAATCCGCACACGCCCTTCGGCGGTATCGGCATCTCGGGCTTCGGCAAGGAGGGAGGCAAGGCCGGGATCGACGAATTCCTTCACTACAAGACCGTCACCATCGGCGTCGGCGCCCCGATCTTCCCGAAGCAGGAAGCGTGA
- a CDS encoding cytochrome P450: MTESSVQPVRTPVHEFDYIADPGVLADCHARYWELKETAPPVFWTNAHGGHWVCNTGSSVQHVVRHPEIFSSRYLSIPPNPDQPKMIPEMLDPPEHRPYRQMLRPFFESKAIEPLEDRVTAWTDQLLDGVTGKGECEFVEAIGSRLPVAVFMELFGFPMEKFDEFRHLVTGFFHSQASNEVRNNLAQQIVGHLAELIQQRMAEPRDDMISKIIVSEVDGRKLGFEELMSIGFLMFLAGLDTVTNAMSFGMRHLAHDDTLRQRAIDDPSVIPNLVEELLRRYAFVATPRYVVEDTELEGVKLFAGDCILAPLPLVGWDEGLTEDPKTVSVERQFYRHAAFGSGIHTCLGLHLARMELIVFYRAWFGRIGHFRQVTKGDETCRGGSVMALEHLHLAWDA; the protein is encoded by the coding sequence ATGACCGAGTCGTCAGTGCAACCGGTGCGTACACCGGTGCATGAGTTCGATTATATCGCCGACCCCGGCGTGCTCGCCGATTGCCACGCGCGCTATTGGGAGCTCAAGGAAACCGCGCCGCCGGTGTTCTGGACCAATGCCCATGGCGGCCATTGGGTGTGCAACACGGGTTCGTCGGTGCAGCATGTCGTGCGACATCCCGAGATCTTCTCGAGCCGTTACCTGTCGATCCCGCCCAATCCCGACCAGCCGAAGATGATTCCGGAGATGCTCGATCCGCCCGAGCACCGGCCATACCGGCAGATGCTCCGCCCCTTCTTCGAATCGAAAGCCATCGAACCGCTCGAAGACCGGGTGACCGCCTGGACCGACCAGTTGCTCGACGGCGTGACCGGCAAGGGCGAATGCGAATTCGTCGAGGCGATCGGATCGCGCCTTCCCGTCGCGGTGTTCATGGAATTGTTCGGCTTTCCGATGGAGAAGTTCGACGAGTTCCGCCACCTCGTCACCGGCTTTTTTCATTCGCAGGCGAGCAACGAGGTCCGCAACAATCTGGCGCAGCAAATCGTCGGCCATCTCGCCGAACTGATCCAGCAGCGCATGGCCGAGCCGCGCGACGACATGATCTCGAAAATCATCGTCAGCGAAGTCGATGGGCGCAAACTCGGTTTCGAGGAGCTGATGTCGATCGGCTTCCTGATGTTCCTCGCCGGGCTCGACACGGTGACCAATGCGATGAGCTTCGGCATGCGCCATCTCGCGCACGACGATACCCTTCGCCAGCGCGCGATCGACGACCCGTCGGTGATCCCCAATCTCGTCGAGGAATTGCTGCGGCGCTACGCCTTCGTCGCGACCCCGCGCTATGTCGTCGAAGACACCGAACTCGAAGGCGTAAAGCTCTTCGCCGGCGACTGCATCCTCGCCCCGCTGCCGCTCGTCGGCTGGGACGAGGGGCTGACCGAGGACCCCAAAACAGTGTCGGTCGAGCGTCAATTCTATCGGCACGCCGCGTTCGGATCGGGCATCCACACCTGCCTTGGCCTGCATCTGGCGCGGATGGAGCTGATCGTCTTCTATCGCGCCTGGTTCGGCCGCATCGGCCATTTCCGGCAAGTCACCAAGGGCGACGAGACCTGCCGCGGCGGCAGCGTGATGGCGCTCGAACATCTGCATCTGGCGTGGGACGCCTGA
- a CDS encoding TetR/AcrR family transcriptional regulator: MAATITDTPARDADRTRQAILDAAQQIFAEKGFAEAGVRDITALAGVNPSLVSRYFGGKLKLFEAALDAALNTRMMTDLPKDSFGKAIMERFADDDDRVSPLPMMFSAASDSEARAVAQRLLRERVFEPLKHWFGGKDADVKAARFMMVSLGFFAYRDQLPLAEFAGRVEPGLRRWLEREFQAIVDD, from the coding sequence ATGGCCGCGACGATTACCGATACACCCGCGCGCGACGCCGACCGGACGCGGCAGGCAATCCTTGATGCTGCGCAGCAAATATTCGCCGAAAAGGGGTTCGCCGAAGCCGGCGTCCGCGACATCACCGCGCTTGCCGGCGTCAACCCGTCGCTGGTCAGCCGCTATTTCGGCGGCAAGCTCAAGCTTTTCGAGGCGGCGCTCGACGCGGCGCTCAACACGCGGATGATGACCGACCTGCCCAAGGACAGCTTTGGCAAGGCGATCATGGAGCGCTTTGCCGACGACGACGACCGCGTCAGTCCGCTGCCGATGATGTTCAGCGCCGCGTCGGACAGCGAAGCGCGCGCGGTGGCGCAGCGGCTGCTGCGCGAACGTGTGTTCGAACCGCTCAAGCACTGGTTCGGCGGCAAGGATGCCGACGTGAAGGCGGCGCGCTTCATGATGGTCTCGCTCGGTTTCTTCGCCTATCGCGACCAGCTTCCGCTCGCCGAGTTCGCAGGGCGCGTCGAACCGGGGCTGCGCCGCTGGCTGGAAAGGGAATTCCAGGCCATCGTCGACGACTGA
- a CDS encoding acyl-CoA dehydrogenase family protein, whose amino-acid sequence MDLTPNDEQIALQTATADWCSDHMPLVGARSRSAGLWQQLDTMGWTGMTAPEMGLDHATETLLFAELGRFLAPVALLSTAVAARWTGAAGKAALALPAQEHVRILDGVEASRALGAFGDGLACFPLAGQLSSTSSLDQSTPLARIVCPAEIEPVDDPRALLHLQLLTAAYAVGCADAARDMAADYAKLRQQFDRPIGWFQALKHLCSDMAVRAAVARSQLYYAACALDADDIDAAFHIAAAKRLADQAALDNGRANIQVHGGIGMTDEAHPHLCLKRAHLLQFIVPAETAALLAA is encoded by the coding sequence ATGGACCTGACGCCGAACGACGAACAGATCGCGCTGCAGACCGCAACCGCCGACTGGTGCAGCGATCATATGCCGCTCGTAGGCGCCCGCTCGCGGTCGGCGGGGCTATGGCAGCAACTCGACACCATGGGCTGGACCGGCATGACCGCTCCGGAAATGGGACTCGATCATGCGACCGAGACGCTGCTGTTCGCCGAACTGGGGCGGTTCCTTGCACCGGTCGCGCTGCTGTCGACCGCAGTCGCCGCACGCTGGACCGGTGCTGCCGGCAAGGCGGCACTCGCCTTACCCGCGCAAGAACATGTTCGGATACTGGATGGGGTGGAAGCCTCGCGCGCGCTCGGCGCATTCGGCGACGGCCTCGCCTGTTTCCCGCTCGCAGGCCAGCTATCGTCAACATCTTCGCTCGACCAGTCCACCCCGCTGGCGCGGATCGTCTGTCCTGCAGAGATCGAGCCCGTCGACGATCCGCGCGCGCTGCTCCACCTCCAACTCCTCACCGCCGCTTATGCCGTCGGCTGCGCCGATGCCGCGCGCGATATGGCGGCGGATTATGCGAAGCTCCGCCAGCAGTTCGATCGGCCGATCGGCTGGTTCCAGGCGCTCAAGCATCTCTGTTCGGACATGGCCGTGCGTGCAGCGGTCGCACGATCGCAGCTCTATTACGCCGCCTGTGCGCTCGACGCCGATGACATCGATGCTGCATTCCATATTGCCGCAGCAAAACGGCTCGCCGATCAGGCCGCCCTCGACAACGGCCGCGCGAATATCCAGGTCCACGGCGGGATCGGCATGACCGACGAGGCGCATCCGCATTTGTGCCTGAAGCGCGCGCATTTGCTGCAGTTCATTGTCCCCGCCGAAACGGCGGCGCTGCTCGCGGCCTGA